From Aquipuribacter hungaricus:
CCGCACCCGTGGCGTCCGGGCCCCGGGCGGCGACGACCCCCGCGGCGAGGTCGTCGACGGCGTGCTGCTGGCAGCCCTGCGCGAGGGGCGGGCGCCGGTCCTGCCCGGCACCGGCGCCGTCGGTACCGGAGCCGACGACGCGGGGGCCGTCGGGGCGACCGCCGGGCCGGCGGTGGCGCTGCTCGCCGGCACGGGACCGCTGGGTCCCGGCAGCGCCGAGGTGCTCTACGCGGGCGCCCCCCTCGGTGTCGGCTACCTCGTCGCGGTCCGGCGGGAGACGCCGTGAGCACCCCTGCCGCCGGCGGACAGCCGCCGGTGCTCGCCGTCGTCGGGGCGACCGCCACCGGCAAGTCCGACCTGGCGGTGGACCTCGCGCTCGAGCTGGGCGGGGAGGTCGTCAACGCCGACTCCATGCAGCTGTACGCCGGCATGGACGTCGGCACGGCCAAGATCACGCCGGCGGAGCGACGGGGGGTGCCGCACCACCTGCTCGACGTGTGGCCGGTCACCCGGGCTGCCGCCGTCGCGGAGTACCAGGGGCTCGCCCGGGCGCTGTTCGACGAGGTCCGCGGCCGCGGGCACCTGCCGGTGCTGGTCGGCGGGTCGGGGCTCTACGTCCGCGCCGCCCTGGACGACCTCCGCTTCCCCGGCACCGACCCCGCGGTCCGCGCCCGCTGGGAGGCCGAGGGGGAGCGCCTCGGGGCCGCCGCCCTGCACGCGCGGCTGCGGCAGGTGGACCCGGACGCAGCCGACCGGATCCTGCCGACCAACACCCGCCGCGTGGTCCGCGCGCTGGAGGTCGTCGAGCTCACCGGCAGGCCGTTCGCGGCGTCCATGCCGGCACCGGGGACCGCGGGGCGCGCCGTCCCCGCTGTCGTCGTCGGCCTCCGCCGCAGCCGCGACGACCTCGACCGCCGGGTCGAGGAGCGCGTGGACCGGATGTGGCAGGCCGGGTTCGTCGAGGAGGTGCGGGGCCTGCTCGACCTCGGCCTCGAGGACGGACCGACCGCCTCCAGGGCCGTGGGGTACGCCCAGGTGGTCGACCTTCTGCGCGGGCGCTGCAGCGAGGCGGACGCCCGCACCCGCACCGTCGCGGCCACCCGCCGCCTGGTCCGGAAGCAGGAGTCGTGGTTCGGCGCCGACCCGGACGTCACCTGGGTCGACGCCGGCGCACCGGGGGCCCGGGAGCGCCTGCTCGACCTCGCGCAGGCCAGACTGGACCCGTGAGCACGGACGTGGGCAGCCCCGAGCAGACCAGCACCCGGCCGGCGGGCAGCCGGTCACCGAGCACCGCCGGCCC
This genomic window contains:
- the miaA gene encoding tRNA (adenosine(37)-N6)-dimethylallyltransferase MiaA: MSTPAAGGQPPVLAVVGATATGKSDLAVDLALELGGEVVNADSMQLYAGMDVGTAKITPAERRGVPHHLLDVWPVTRAAAVAEYQGLARALFDEVRGRGHLPVLVGGSGLYVRAALDDLRFPGTDPAVRARWEAEGERLGAAALHARLRQVDPDAADRILPTNTRRVVRALEVVELTGRPFAASMPAPGTAGRAVPAVVVGLRRSRDDLDRRVEERVDRMWQAGFVEEVRGLLDLGLEDGPTASRAVGYAQVVDLLRGRCSEADARTRTVAATRRLVRKQESWFGADPDVTWVDAGAPGARERLLDLAQARLDP